A part of Marinomonas rhizomae genomic DNA contains:
- a CDS encoding aldo/keto reductase, with amino-acid sequence MKTRILGKTGFKVSEVGLGCWQLGNDFGPVEDKEATKILQTAMDEGIHFFDTADVYGGGLSEERIGQWHKSLSKPPIIATKVGRNAELYPNGYSKAAVKKSLQASAQRLGVESIDLAQLHCVPREVLFSGDMLAWMDDFKKEGVIKHFGASVEMLDEAMFCCSHPELASLQILFNVFRQDATESLLPLAEENNVGVIVRLPLASGLLSGKMALEQAFSEHDHRSYNKDGAAFHVGETFNGIPFEKGVALVEALKKKLPEDQNILDVSLRWILDQPQVSSIIAGASRSSQVARNAAASSLPPLSEDLHALLSEYYREEVREHIRGGI; translated from the coding sequence GTGAAAACTAGAATATTAGGAAAGACTGGCTTTAAAGTATCGGAAGTTGGCTTAGGCTGTTGGCAGCTTGGTAATGATTTTGGTCCGGTGGAAGATAAAGAAGCGACAAAGATACTGCAAACGGCGATGGATGAAGGTATTCACTTTTTTGATACTGCGGATGTTTATGGAGGTGGCTTAAGTGAAGAAAGAATAGGGCAATGGCATAAGTCTTTAAGTAAGCCGCCGATTATCGCCACTAAAGTCGGCCGCAATGCTGAGCTTTACCCTAATGGTTATAGTAAAGCGGCAGTTAAAAAAAGTTTACAGGCTTCAGCTCAGCGTTTGGGTGTGGAGTCTATCGATCTTGCTCAATTGCATTGTGTTCCTCGCGAGGTTTTGTTTTCAGGCGATATGCTGGCTTGGATGGATGATTTTAAAAAAGAAGGTGTCATCAAGCATTTTGGGGCCAGTGTGGAGATGCTAGATGAAGCGATGTTTTGTTGTAGTCATCCAGAGTTGGCTAGCTTACAAATCTTATTTAACGTTTTTCGCCAAGATGCGACTGAGTCGTTATTGCCGTTAGCGGAGGAAAATAATGTTGGGGTTATTGTCCGCTTACCATTAGCAAGTGGTTTACTGTCCGGTAAAATGGCGCTTGAACAAGCTTTTAGTGAACATGATCATCGATCCTACAATAAGGATGGTGCTGCATTTCATGTTGGGGAAACCTTTAATGGTATTCCTTTTGAAAAAGGCGTGGCGCTAGTGGAAGCGCTAAAGAAAAAGTTGCCTGAAGACCAAAATATATTGGATGTGTCTTTACGCTGGATTCTTGATCAGCCACAAGTATCAAGCATCATTGCTGGTGCTAGCCGTTCTTCACAAGTAGCTCGTAATGCGGCTGCATCTTCTTTACCACCATTGAGTGAAGATTTGCATGCACTATTATCGGAGTATTACCGTGAAGAAGTGAGAGAGCATATTCGTGGTGGGATTTAG
- the betC gene encoding choline-sulfatase, with product MSKIQPNILFIMADQLTTSALPIYGNSIVKTPNLNSLAEQGVVFDSAYCNSPLCAPSRYVLMTGQLPSKIGAYDNAADFQADIPTFAHYLRAQNYKTALSGKMHFCGPDQLHGFEERLTTDIYPADYGWFPNWDDLKTRPTWYHNMSSVTQAGPCVRSNQLDFDDEVVFHAQRYLYDYVRREQDRPFCLTVSMTHPHDPYAIPQEYWDRYSDDEIDLPRINIPKEQQDPHSARLQEVYAYYDQELTDQQVRNARRAYYGAISYVDDKVGLLLKALKETGLDDNTIIVFSGDHGDMLGERNLWYKMSYFEGSARVPMIVHAPNRFSAKRVKESVSTMDLLPTFLEMVTNKSDHEYAMPIQGRSLMPHILGQSGGHDEVIGEYFGEGAIAPLFMIRRGQYKYVHCHIDPDQLFDLENDPDELVNLANKPEFDDLLQAFKKEALERWDSARLTQDVLTSQRRRRLIVKAMNKGKKTPWDHQPIFESSEMYMRNHIDLDDLESRSRFPKV from the coding sequence ATGTCAAAAATACAACCTAACATTCTATTTATTATGGCAGATCAACTTACTACATCTGCCCTTCCTATATATGGAAACTCCATTGTAAAAACACCAAACCTAAACAGCCTTGCAGAACAAGGGGTTGTATTTGACTCTGCATATTGTAACAGCCCACTTTGTGCTCCATCACGATATGTATTAATGACAGGGCAACTACCCAGCAAAATTGGCGCCTATGATAATGCGGCAGACTTTCAAGCAGACATCCCAACATTTGCTCACTATCTCCGTGCTCAGAATTATAAAACCGCACTTTCTGGTAAAATGCACTTTTGTGGCCCAGATCAACTGCATGGTTTTGAGGAAAGACTCACAACGGATATTTACCCAGCAGATTACGGCTGGTTTCCAAATTGGGATGATTTAAAAACTCGTCCGACTTGGTATCACAATATGTCCTCTGTTACACAGGCGGGGCCTTGTGTTAGAAGTAATCAATTGGATTTTGATGACGAGGTGGTTTTCCACGCTCAACGCTATTTGTACGATTATGTTAGAAGGGAACAAGACAGACCTTTCTGCCTAACTGTTTCTATGACACATCCTCACGATCCATATGCCATTCCTCAAGAGTATTGGGATAGATACAGTGATGATGAGATTGATCTCCCTAGAATAAATATACCTAAAGAACAACAAGACCCTCATTCTGCACGCTTACAGGAAGTGTATGCTTATTATGATCAGGAGCTTACTGATCAACAAGTGCGTAATGCACGTCGTGCTTATTACGGCGCCATAAGTTATGTAGATGATAAAGTGGGTCTGCTTTTAAAAGCACTAAAGGAAACAGGCTTAGACGATAATACAATTATTGTTTTCTCTGGTGACCATGGAGATATGCTTGGCGAAAGAAACCTCTGGTACAAGATGTCCTACTTTGAAGGGTCTGCCCGCGTTCCTATGATAGTTCACGCACCTAATCGTTTTTCCGCAAAACGAGTTAAAGAATCTGTTTCTACTATGGATTTATTGCCAACCTTTCTTGAAATGGTAACTAACAAATCTGATCATGAATACGCTATGCCCATTCAAGGCAGAAGTTTAATGCCTCACATACTAGGCCAATCAGGTGGCCATGACGAGGTCATCGGAGAGTATTTTGGAGAAGGAGCCATAGCACCTTTATTTATGATTCGCCGAGGCCAATACAAATATGTTCATTGCCACATAGATCCAGATCAATTATTTGATCTTGAAAATGACCCAGATGAATTAGTTAACTTGGCGAACAAGCCAGAGTTCGATGACCTATTGCAAGCGTTCAAAAAAGAAGCGCTAGAACGCTGGGACTCTGCAAGGCTCACTCAAGATGTACTCACCAGCCAACGCCGCCGTCGCTTAATCGTAAAAGCGATGAACAAAGGCAAGAAAACACCTTGGGATCATCAACCGATATTCGAAAGCAGCGAAATGTATATGAGAAATCACATTGATCTAGACGACCTAGAAAGTCGGTCACGCTTTCCAAAAGTCTAA
- the purC gene encoding phosphoribosylaminoimidazolesuccinocarboxamide synthase, giving the protein MEKRQELYAGKAKSVFRTDDPDKMVLVFRDDTSAFDGKRIEQLDRKGMVNNKFNAFIMTKLQEAGIPTHFEKLLSDTESLVKCLDMMPVECVVRNVAAGSLCRRLGVEEGITLTPPTFELFLKNDALGDPMINESHVESFGWAKTADLAKAKELTYKVNDVLKAIFAEGGMILVDYKLEFGLYKGEVLLGDEFSPDGCRLWDAKTKEKLDKDRFRQGLGGVIEAYEDVGRRIGIDFDA; this is encoded by the coding sequence ATGGAAAAACGACAAGAGCTATATGCAGGTAAGGCAAAATCTGTATTCCGTACAGATGATCCTGACAAAATGGTTCTAGTGTTTCGTGATGATACTTCTGCATTTGACGGCAAAAGAATTGAACAGCTTGACCGTAAAGGCATGGTGAACAATAAGTTCAATGCATTCATCATGACAAAACTACAAGAAGCAGGTATCCCAACGCATTTTGAAAAGCTTTTAAGTGATACAGAGTCACTTGTTAAGTGCCTTGATATGATGCCTGTTGAGTGTGTCGTTCGAAACGTTGCTGCCGGTAGTCTTTGTCGACGTCTAGGCGTGGAAGAGGGTATTACTCTTACGCCGCCAACATTTGAATTGTTTTTAAAGAACGATGCGTTGGGTGATCCAATGATCAACGAATCTCATGTTGAATCATTTGGTTGGGCAAAAACAGCTGATTTAGCTAAGGCAAAAGAGCTTACATACAAAGTGAATGATGTATTAAAAGCGATTTTTGCAGAAGGCGGCATGATTCTAGTTGATTACAAATTGGAATTTGGCCTATATAAAGGTGAGGTTTTATTGGGTGATGAATTTTCTCCTGATGGCTGTCGTTTATGGGATGCCAAAACCAAAGAGAAATTAGATAAAGATCGTTTCCGTCAAGGCTTGGGTGGCGTGATCGAAGCTTACGAAGATGTAGGTCGTCGTATAGGTATCGATTTCGACGCATAA
- the bcp gene encoding thioredoxin-dependent thiol peroxidase, with amino-acid sequence MTIEIGQTAPDFSAKDQNGDTITLSQFKGKKVALYFYPRDNTPGCTAQACDLRDNYQTLLDQGFVTLGISTDTEKKHQNFIAKYDLPFPLIADTEKEVHELYGTWQLKKFMGRESMGTVRTTFIIDENGVISDIISKVKTKAHAEQILK; translated from the coding sequence ATGACTATCGAAATCGGACAAACAGCACCGGACTTTAGTGCCAAAGATCAAAATGGCGATACCATTACACTCAGCCAATTTAAAGGCAAAAAAGTTGCCTTGTATTTTTACCCAAGAGACAACACGCCTGGGTGCACGGCTCAAGCTTGTGATTTGCGTGACAACTACCAGACGTTACTTGATCAAGGTTTTGTCACTCTTGGAATCAGTACTGATACAGAAAAGAAGCACCAGAATTTTATTGCGAAGTACGACCTACCTTTCCCATTAATTGCTGACACAGAAAAAGAAGTACATGAACTGTACGGTACCTGGCAACTAAAAAAGTTTATGGGACGAGAGTCAATGGGGACGGTAAGAACAACTTTTATCATTGATGAAAACGGCGTTATTTCCGATATCATCAGTAAAGTGAAGACCAAAGCACACGCTGAGCAAATTCTGAAATAA
- a CDS encoding AEC family transporter encodes MLPALANSLTPILLLICLGFFLGKKTDYLNSPSLAALVSNLGLPALLLYSVLSMQMQVFSMFKIIVATVLVLALVSLSSFVLLKALKLPTRFYLPPLVNPNTGNLGIPVAFAFFGAEGMAIAVVISSVVQISHFTLGVGFMSGNYHPKQLLKNGPVIALVIGAFFLSLNINLPTPIMNTLNMLSQITLPIMLMLLGKSISGLSVTESSKIGRAAVLSLFRPIVGVICACLVVYFFPLSRLEGSVLIVLSTMPVAVISFMLASKFKGPVDEIALMILISLPMSLCTVALLWWLYL; translated from the coding sequence ATGCTTCCAGCATTAGCCAACTCATTAACTCCCATCTTGCTCCTTATTTGCCTAGGCTTTTTTCTTGGTAAAAAAACAGACTATCTGAATAGTCCCTCTTTGGCTGCCCTTGTCTCCAATTTAGGGCTACCAGCTTTACTGCTTTATTCCGTTTTATCAATGCAGATGCAAGTTTTCAGCATGTTCAAAATCATCGTTGCGACGGTTCTCGTGTTGGCGTTGGTTTCGCTGAGCTCATTCGTTTTACTTAAAGCCCTTAAGCTACCGACACGCTTTTACTTACCACCTTTGGTCAACCCTAACACTGGCAACCTAGGTATACCTGTTGCCTTCGCATTCTTTGGCGCCGAAGGAATGGCCATCGCCGTTGTAATATCGTCTGTCGTGCAAATTAGCCATTTTACACTCGGGGTTGGTTTTATGTCGGGCAACTACCACCCTAAACAACTATTAAAGAATGGTCCTGTTATTGCGCTAGTAATTGGTGCTTTTTTCTTAAGCCTTAACATCAACTTACCGACACCAATAATGAATACATTGAACATGTTGAGCCAGATCACATTGCCAATAATGTTAATGCTGCTCGGCAAATCTATTAGTGGTCTGTCAGTCACAGAAAGTAGCAAGATAGGGCGCGCCGCCGTACTGTCTTTATTTCGCCCAATAGTAGGCGTTATTTGCGCATGTTTGGTTGTCTATTTTTTTCCGCTTAGCCGCTTAGAAGGCTCGGTATTAATTGTATTAAGCACCATGCCAGTGGCTGTTATAAGTTTCATGCTAGCCAGCAAATTCAAAGGACCAGTTGATGAAATTGCCCTTATGATTCTTATATCTTTACCAATGTCGCTTTGTACTGTGGCACTGTTATGGTGGTTGTATCTATAG
- a CDS encoding choline sulfate utilization transcriptional regulator has protein sequence MLTNSELPPLQSLVIFEASARLLSFTAAARELGTTQPAVSQQIRALEASLGVSLFERIYRGVVLTDAGHVLLKTTQSSLQDLRNVLQKIKQKPKTQRITVATDFAFAAFWLMPRLPDFRRQHKDIDIRIQTSQSEVDLVSIEADVAVLFGDGHYQGYLSEKLLPEIVYPVCSPKLLDEYACLTNLEDLVKAPLLKLNAEMGQKWIDWEQLFQLNNCQWQPAESVMEFDNYTLLVQAAISGQGIGLGWFPLVDDFIKSGVLVELPNFKVQSDNGYYIVLSKQQAPTAPVAAFLDWLKS, from the coding sequence ATGTTAACTAACTCGGAACTACCTCCTTTACAATCTCTTGTTATTTTTGAAGCGTCTGCTCGTTTGCTTAGCTTTACTGCTGCTGCTCGTGAACTTGGTACTACACAACCTGCAGTAAGTCAGCAAATACGAGCATTAGAAGCTTCTTTAGGTGTGTCATTATTTGAGCGCATTTACCGTGGCGTGGTGCTAACTGATGCAGGTCATGTTTTATTGAAAACGACGCAATCTAGTTTGCAGGACCTGCGAAATGTATTGCAGAAAATAAAACAAAAACCCAAAACTCAGCGTATTACTGTCGCAACTGATTTCGCTTTTGCCGCTTTTTGGTTAATGCCTCGATTGCCAGATTTTCGAAGACAGCACAAGGATATTGATATTCGTATTCAGACTTCTCAGTCCGAAGTGGATTTAGTTTCTATAGAGGCTGATGTGGCGGTGTTATTTGGTGACGGGCACTATCAAGGGTATCTGTCTGAAAAATTATTGCCGGAAATCGTTTATCCTGTCTGTAGCCCAAAATTACTGGATGAGTATGCTTGTTTAACAAATCTAGAGGATCTCGTGAAGGCTCCGCTTTTGAAGTTAAATGCGGAAATGGGTCAAAAGTGGATTGATTGGGAGCAGCTGTTTCAGCTCAATAACTGTCAATGGCAACCGGCAGAGTCTGTAATGGAGTTCGATAATTATACTTTGTTGGTACAGGCCGCCATTTCCGGTCAGGGGATTGGGCTTGGGTGGTTTCCTTTGGTCGATGACTTTATAAAAAGCGGTGTGTTAGTTGAACTGCCAAATTTCAAGGTGCAGTCGGATAATGGTTATTACATTGTTCTGTCTAAGCAACAAGCCCCAACAGCGCCTGTTGCTGCTTTTCTTGATTGGCTAAAATCTTAA
- the queF gene encoding NADPH-dependent 7-cyano-7-deazaguanine reductase QueF (Catalyzes the NADPH-dependent reduction of 7-cyano-7-deazaguanine (preQ0) to 7-aminomethyl-7-deazaguanine (preQ1) in queuosine biosynthesis), with product MGFLPLGQQTEYVSEYDAGLLYPIARVDKWIEMAIESERLPFFGEDVWNAYEMSWLNSKGKPIVALAEFRLPCNSPNIIESKSFKLYLNSLNQMRYGSAEEVQALLEKDLSNAAGAEVTVIIRDVDSMASLVVLTPDYCIDELDVDVSEYHPNSGLLETDESAGVVEERLVSHLLKSNCPVTNQPDWGSVFIDYKGPKIHHESLLKYVISFREHTDFHEQCVERIFIDIMRQCKPESLTVYARYVRRGGLDINPYRSTAPLVLGNDRLTRQ from the coding sequence ATGGGTTTTTTACCCTTAGGTCAGCAAACAGAATATGTTTCTGAGTACGATGCAGGGTTGCTTTACCCCATTGCAAGAGTTGATAAATGGATTGAGATGGCTATTGAGTCCGAGCGCTTACCCTTTTTTGGTGAAGATGTTTGGAATGCTTATGAGATGTCATGGTTGAATTCTAAAGGTAAGCCAATTGTCGCCTTAGCAGAATTTCGTTTACCATGTAATTCGCCAAATATCATTGAGTCCAAATCCTTTAAGTTGTATTTGAATTCTTTAAATCAGATGCGTTATGGGTCAGCGGAAGAGGTGCAAGCCTTGCTTGAAAAGGATCTTTCAAATGCCGCTGGTGCAGAAGTGACGGTCATTATTCGCGATGTAGATTCAATGGCGTCTTTGGTTGTATTAACACCGGATTATTGCATCGATGAATTGGATGTTGATGTATCTGAATACCACCCAAATTCTGGTCTGTTAGAGACGGATGAATCAGCGGGTGTGGTTGAAGAACGATTGGTGAGCCATCTTTTAAAATCAAATTGTCCTGTTACCAATCAACCTGATTGGGGATCGGTTTTTATTGATTACAAGGGGCCTAAGATTCACCACGAAAGTTTGTTGAAGTATGTGATTTCATTTCGCGAACATACGGATTTTCATGAGCAATGCGTTGAGCGAATTTTTATTGATATCATGCGTCAATGTAAGCCAGAAAGCTTAACTGTCTATGCTCGCTATGTCAGACGTGGAGGGTTGGATATCAATCCGTATCGTTCAACTGCACCATTGGTGTTGGGGAATGATCGTTTAACGCGCCAGTAG
- a CDS encoding lipoprotein-releasing ABC transporter permease subunit, with product MINFLPFAIGLRYARAKRSNHFISFISFSSIAGLALGVMVLITVLSVMNGFDRELRQRILGMVPHATLWGDPVLNDWRDTAKLVAKMPDVVGVAPHIQAQVMFQSGESVHGAILNGINPDMEKKVSIIGDNMASGSLNALNDTRFGIVLGAQLAKMLRVDIGDKVTAILPKANVSIAGVAPVLKRFTVVGTFEVGAELDSSLAYINIKDAAKLKRYKADDVEALRISFDDLFVAPSRIWDIARAVPGQNRVSDWTRTHGSLFQAIKMEKTMIGLLLLLIVAVAAFNIVSTLVMVVTDKRNDIAILRTMGLTSSQVMWIFVVQGMFIGMLGTLIGVVLGVTLALNVSEIIAALQTLLNVQFLSADVYFINYLPSELQWSDVELIVTSAFVMTVAATIYPAWRASKVEPAEALRYE from the coding sequence TTGATTAACTTCCTTCCTTTTGCTATCGGTTTGCGTTATGCCCGAGCAAAACGCTCCAACCATTTCATTTCTTTTATTAGCTTTTCTTCTATCGCAGGCCTTGCCCTTGGCGTGATGGTGCTTATTACCGTCCTTTCTGTAATGAATGGCTTTGATCGCGAATTACGTCAACGTATTTTAGGCATGGTTCCTCACGCGACTTTATGGGGTGATCCAGTATTAAATGACTGGCGTGATACCGCAAAGCTAGTGGCAAAGATGCCCGATGTTGTTGGTGTAGCCCCCCATATTCAAGCGCAAGTGATGTTCCAATCTGGCGAAAGTGTCCATGGTGCAATTCTAAATGGCATCAATCCAGACATGGAAAAGAAGGTTTCTATTATTGGCGATAATATGGCTTCGGGTTCGTTAAATGCTCTTAACGATACTCGCTTTGGCATCGTCCTAGGTGCTCAGTTGGCCAAGATGTTAAGAGTAGATATTGGCGATAAAGTAACGGCTATTTTACCTAAAGCTAATGTTTCAATTGCTGGCGTGGCACCTGTTTTAAAGCGTTTTACTGTAGTCGGAACCTTTGAGGTTGGGGCAGAGCTAGACAGTAGTCTTGCCTACATCAATATTAAAGACGCTGCTAAGCTGAAGCGCTACAAAGCGGATGATGTAGAGGCATTGCGTATTTCGTTTGATGATTTATTTGTTGCGCCTTCACGTATTTGGGATATTGCTCGCGCTGTACCGGGGCAAAACAGGGTGAGCGACTGGACTCGAACCCATGGCAGCCTATTTCAAGCGATAAAAATGGAAAAAACCATGATTGGCTTGTTGTTACTGTTAATTGTCGCCGTCGCTGCTTTCAATATTGTTTCCACCCTAGTGATGGTGGTTACAGATAAACGGAACGACATTGCCATCCTTAGAACAATGGGCTTAACCTCAAGCCAGGTTATGTGGATATTTGTTGTGCAAGGTATGTTTATCGGCATGCTCGGAACGCTTATTGGTGTGGTATTAGGTGTCACTTTAGCACTCAATGTTAGTGAGATTATTGCCGCTCTACAGACATTGTTAAATGTTCAGTTTTTAAGTGCAGACGTGTATTTTATCAACTACTTGCCTTCAGAGCTTCAGTGGTCTGATGTGGAGTTAATTGTTACATCTGCTTTTGTTATGACGGTGGCTGCTACTATTTATCCTGCTTGGCGAGCTTCGAAAGTAGAGCCCGCGGAGGCATTACGTTATGAATAA
- the choX gene encoding choline ABC transporter substrate-binding protein, whose translation MKALSLKTLSIASLLISSSLALSAEPEQCKNVTFSDPGWTDIGATNGVATTLLKAMGYDTQVYLLSVPVGFESLKNGKIDAFMGNWMPAQSAFMDKYKDNLDIIRTNLEGVKFTLAVPKYVFDAGVKDFADLAKFSQKFRQRIYGIDAGAPANQKLQNMIDTDDFGLKDWKVVESGEQAMLSQVARTVKRDNFIVFLAWEPHPMNVNFDLKYLTGGDKYFGPNYGGATIRTVTRKGYANECPNVGKLLSNLEFGLKMENEIIGSSEKPEQAAANWIKTHPEILDKWLQGVTTFDGQPALARVKQKLSEM comes from the coding sequence ATGAAAGCACTTTCTTTAAAAACTCTTAGTATAGCCAGCCTACTTATTAGCAGTAGTCTCGCCCTATCCGCTGAGCCCGAGCAATGCAAAAACGTCACCTTCAGTGACCCTGGCTGGACAGACATAGGCGCAACGAATGGTGTCGCCACGACTTTATTAAAAGCAATGGGATACGACACTCAGGTATATCTCCTGAGTGTACCAGTCGGCTTTGAAAGCTTGAAAAATGGAAAAATCGATGCCTTCATGGGAAATTGGATGCCAGCCCAATCAGCCTTCATGGATAAGTACAAAGACAATCTAGACATTATCCGCACCAACTTAGAAGGCGTTAAATTTACCTTAGCGGTACCAAAATACGTTTTCGATGCTGGCGTGAAAGACTTTGCTGACCTAGCTAAATTTAGTCAAAAATTCCGTCAGAGAATATATGGAATCGATGCTGGCGCACCGGCAAACCAAAAACTCCAGAACATGATCGATACCGATGACTTTGGCCTCAAAGACTGGAAAGTTGTAGAGTCAGGCGAACAAGCTATGCTTTCGCAAGTAGCAAGAACCGTAAAACGCGATAATTTCATCGTGTTTCTTGCATGGGAACCCCATCCAATGAATGTTAATTTCGATTTAAAATATTTAACAGGTGGAGATAAATATTTTGGTCCTAATTACGGCGGCGCCACGATAAGAACAGTCACTCGCAAAGGCTACGCAAACGAATGTCCGAATGTCGGAAAATTACTCAGCAATCTGGAGTTTGGTTTAAAAATGGAGAACGAAATAATAGGCTCTAGTGAAAAACCAGAGCAAGCTGCAGCTAACTGGATTAAGACCCATCCAGAAATACTAGACAAATGGCTGCAAGGCGTTACAACTTTCGACGGCCAACCTGCACTAGCAAGAGTAAAGCAAAAACTCAGCGAAATGTAA
- a CDS encoding LysR family transcriptional regulator translates to MSTHFPEGIIEFLAVVEAHSFSKASEQLNISRARVSQIISRLEKEMGIQLLYRSTRSLSLSPAGETFYQLARQGVDQLEHAVLSAQNAHSSIGGQIRINSVGGLFGEEILAPILIRFMKENPKIEVELSFSSTREDLIESQYDLVIRMGALTNSNLVGRKLTSYKNHLVASPTYIKTMPKLDSPKDLIDHFLINGSVKRWSFTHNNGEDRYELPVHGKLKCSNGHVVKKATLDGAGISRQPTYYVEHDIQSGQLVTLLPDWQLPNSDVTLLYPQSRNISIRVKALVHYLMEAFRID, encoded by the coding sequence ATGAGCACTCATTTTCCAGAAGGCATCATAGAGTTTTTGGCTGTGGTTGAAGCTCACAGCTTCTCCAAAGCATCAGAACAACTCAATATTTCCCGCGCCAGAGTCTCACAAATTATTAGCCGGTTAGAAAAAGAAATGGGCATCCAGTTGCTCTATCGCTCTACACGCTCGCTTTCTCTATCCCCAGCTGGGGAAACTTTTTATCAGCTTGCAAGGCAAGGTGTGGATCAACTAGAACATGCTGTACTATCGGCTCAAAACGCTCACTCAAGTATAGGAGGCCAAATTAGGATCAATTCAGTGGGAGGTTTATTTGGCGAAGAGATACTGGCCCCAATCTTAATTCGTTTTATGAAAGAAAACCCCAAGATAGAAGTTGAGCTTAGTTTTTCAAGCACTAGAGAAGATTTGATTGAGTCACAATACGATCTTGTGATCAGAATGGGGGCACTGACCAATTCAAATTTAGTTGGACGAAAGCTGACGAGCTACAAAAACCACCTTGTAGCGAGCCCAACATATATAAAGACAATGCCCAAGCTAGATAGCCCCAAAGATTTGATTGATCATTTTTTAATTAATGGTTCAGTAAAAAGGTGGTCGTTCACCCACAATAACGGCGAAGATAGATACGAACTCCCTGTACATGGAAAGCTAAAATGTTCAAATGGACACGTGGTAAAAAAGGCAACGCTGGATGGAGCTGGAATATCGAGACAACCCACTTACTACGTGGAGCATGACATTCAATCAGGCCAACTGGTAACACTCCTACCTGATTGGCAGCTGCCAAACTCTGATGTTACTTTACTGTATCCTCAATCAAGAAATATCAGTATTAGAGTAAAAGCCTTGGTGCACTATCTTATGGAAGCCTTTAGAATCGATTAG
- the dapA gene encoding 4-hydroxy-tetrahydrodipicolinate synthase → MITGSLVALITPMSPDGAVDTKKLDDLIEFHINEGTHGIVAVGTTGESSTLTTVEHANVIRQVVNTVNGRVPVIAGTGANATHEAIDLTRSAKEAGADACLLVTPYYNKPTQEGLYQHFKAIADAVDIPQILYNVPGRTACDMQNETVVRLSSVKNIVGIKDATGNLERGEALINALPETFAVYSGDDPTAVALMLLGGKGNISVTANVAPKAVSQAAELALAGKADQAHSIDTTISSLHKNLFLESNPIPVKWACSQLGLCEDGIRLPLTPLSEQYHSAVRQAMIEAGVLLV, encoded by the coding sequence ATGATCACAGGTAGTTTAGTTGCGCTTATCACTCCTATGTCACCAGATGGCGCTGTAGATACTAAAAAATTAGATGATCTAATAGAGTTTCATATTAACGAGGGGACTCACGGCATCGTAGCGGTAGGGACCACGGGTGAATCTTCCACTCTAACGACAGTAGAGCATGCGAACGTAATTCGTCAGGTAGTTAATACTGTTAATGGTCGTGTTCCTGTTATCGCCGGCACGGGGGCCAATGCAACCCACGAAGCCATCGATCTTACTCGAAGCGCAAAAGAAGCGGGCGCAGATGCTTGTTTACTTGTAACGCCTTATTACAACAAACCTACCCAAGAAGGTTTGTATCAGCATTTCAAAGCAATAGCAGATGCAGTTGATATCCCCCAAATTCTATACAACGTGCCAGGTCGAACGGCATGTGATATGCAAAACGAAACAGTCGTGCGTTTGTCCTCGGTGAAAAATATTGTTGGTATAAAAGATGCTACTGGTAATTTAGAACGCGGCGAAGCTTTGATTAATGCATTGCCTGAGACTTTTGCAGTCTATTCTGGAGATGATCCGACGGCAGTTGCATTAATGCTTTTGGGCGGTAAAGGCAATATATCCGTGACGGCCAATGTTGCACCAAAAGCCGTTTCTCAAGCCGCCGAGTTAGCATTGGCTGGAAAAGCGGATCAAGCTCATTCCATTGATACAACCATTTCTTCACTCCATAAAAACTTGTTTTTAGAGTCTAACCCAATCCCTGTTAAGTGGGCGTGTAGCCAATTAGGTCTATGTGAAGACGGTATTAGGTTACCTTTAACGCCTCTTTCTGAGCAGTATCATTCGGCCGTTCGACAAGCCATGATCGAAGCTGGAGTTTTATTAGTATGA